The following are from one region of the Treponema denticola genome:
- a CDS encoding Lon protease family protein, translating into MTDGAAEKLNLDELEFSFPESKIRELKNNGADSTIVGQDRALKAIELGLGIEGEGYNIFVMGAPGTGRRTVISSLLQNYKPNFAKLQDIAYAYNFSRPIEPIALFFPAGEGRLFRKKIKKAVGHIHTQTLALLKSEGFLAEQKKIVTKTDNEENLLLMEFESKMLHAGFKVLQIKDENNQSLDLIPIIKGKEISFSELQSKAARKKFSEQELAALREKYYASLDEMSELFSILRDKRIEMDEKLIKHQKDSVMPIIKEALDPLRKLVDSYTAKSDNPKQIEDNKTILLFLKKAEEDLISRMNIYSSEFKSSRIKKNFFGRYLINLICENNKDKNYVINENLPSFTNLFGTIESHSDSDAPEINGHLRIREGAVHRAFGGYLIVRLHDLLEEDDSWSYLKRVLQSGKIEVQIPPSGNHSPSVFKPEALPANFKIIIIGGEYTYDILYQEDPDFYKLFKVCAEFDSVMQKNDKNIASLIHLTEYLCKEKKALNFDDSGYSRLISYASELAGSRHLLTAQFTKISDLIIEADFNAKQQKKDTICAAVLNGTIEKRRYLHSLPEEKFAEMVHLGEILIDVSGRKLAKINGLAVEERGYHSFGVPVSVTAQASPGTGGIINIEREAGLSGEIYDKAHLIITSLLREKFSKDIPLSISASICFEQSYSYIDGDSASCAEFLALISAIGGFEMRQDIAVTGSLNQHGMVQPVGGITEKIEGFFNTCKILGFTGTQGVMIPVSNKNNLFLSKEVKKAVNEGKFNIWTIKTIGEGIKLLSGLQEEVYTWMISQRLEEFYKKVNEISLRKD; encoded by the coding sequence ATGACAGACGGTGCTGCAGAAAAATTAAACCTTGATGAACTGGAATTTTCTTTTCCCGAATCCAAGATTCGGGAATTAAAAAATAACGGAGCCGATTCAACCATAGTAGGTCAAGACCGTGCTCTTAAGGCTATTGAACTGGGCCTCGGTATCGAGGGTGAAGGCTATAACATTTTTGTTATGGGTGCACCCGGAACAGGCCGAAGAACCGTTATATCATCTCTCTTGCAGAATTATAAACCAAATTTTGCAAAACTTCAAGATATAGCCTATGCTTACAACTTTAGCCGCCCGATTGAACCCATAGCCCTTTTTTTCCCTGCCGGTGAAGGAAGGCTTTTCCGCAAAAAGATAAAAAAAGCCGTAGGGCATATTCATACACAGACTCTGGCCCTTTTAAAGTCGGAGGGCTTTTTAGCCGAGCAGAAAAAAATTGTTACTAAAACCGACAATGAAGAAAATCTTCTTTTGATGGAATTTGAATCCAAGATGCTTCATGCCGGTTTTAAGGTATTGCAGATAAAGGATGAAAACAACCAATCATTGGATTTAATTCCTATCATAAAGGGAAAGGAAATATCCTTTAGCGAGCTTCAATCCAAGGCTGCCCGGAAAAAATTCAGTGAACAAGAACTCGCAGCCTTACGAGAAAAATACTATGCATCTCTCGATGAAATGTCCGAGCTTTTTTCTATTTTGCGGGATAAAAGAATTGAAATGGATGAAAAACTGATAAAGCATCAAAAAGATTCCGTTATGCCGATAATTAAAGAAGCCCTCGATCCTTTAAGAAAGCTGGTAGATTCCTATACAGCAAAATCCGATAACCCGAAACAAATTGAAGATAATAAAACGATTCTTTTATTCTTAAAAAAGGCCGAAGAAGATCTAATCAGCAGAATGAATATCTATAGTTCAGAATTTAAATCTTCGAGAATAAAGAAAAATTTTTTCGGGCGCTATCTTATCAATCTTATTTGCGAAAACAATAAGGATAAAAATTATGTAATAAATGAAAACCTGCCGAGTTTTACAAATTTGTTCGGCACGATCGAATCTCATTCCGATTCGGATGCTCCCGAAATTAACGGACACCTACGCATAAGAGAGGGGGCAGTCCACAGAGCCTTCGGCGGGTATCTTATAGTGCGTTTACACGATTTACTTGAAGAGGACGATTCGTGGTCTTATTTAAAAAGAGTTTTGCAGTCGGGAAAAATCGAAGTGCAGATACCTCCTTCCGGGAACCATAGTCCTAGTGTTTTTAAGCCCGAAGCTCTTCCTGCAAATTTTAAGATAATCATAATCGGAGGAGAATACACCTACGATATTCTTTATCAGGAAGATCCGGACTTTTATAAACTCTTTAAAGTTTGTGCGGAATTCGATTCGGTTATGCAAAAAAACGATAAAAATATAGCTTCCCTGATTCATTTGACCGAGTATCTTTGTAAAGAAAAAAAAGCTCTTAACTTCGATGATTCGGGATACAGCCGCTTAATTTCCTATGCTTCGGAGCTTGCCGGTTCCCGCCATCTGCTTACGGCTCAATTTACTAAAATTTCCGACCTTATCATCGAAGCCGATTTTAATGCAAAACAGCAAAAAAAGGATACCATTTGTGCAGCCGTATTAAACGGCACAATCGAAAAAAGACGTTATCTTCATTCGCTGCCTGAAGAAAAATTTGCCGAGATGGTTCATTTGGGAGAAATACTGATAGATGTATCGGGCAGAAAACTTGCAAAAATAAACGGCCTCGCTGTAGAGGAACGGGGTTATCATTCCTTCGGTGTACCGGTTTCTGTTACGGCCCAAGCTTCGCCAGGTACAGGCGGAATTATAAATATAGAAAGAGAAGCCGGCCTTTCGGGCGAAATCTACGATAAGGCACACCTTATAATAACCTCTCTTTTACGGGAAAAATTTTCGAAGGATATTCCTCTTTCAATTTCTGCAAGTATTTGTTTTGAGCAGTCCTACAGCTACATTGACGGAGACTCCGCTTCCTGTGCCGAATTCTTGGCCCTTATTTCTGCAATAGGCGGTTTTGAAATGAGGCAGGATATAGCCGTTACGGGAAGTTTAAACCAGCACGGTATGGTGCAGCCTGTCGGCGGCATAACCGAAAAGATAGAAGGCTTTTTTAATACGTGTAAAATACTGGGCTTTACCGGAACTCAGGGCGTTATGATTCCGGTCAGCAATAAAAACAATTTGTTTTTATCTAAGGAGGTTAAGAAAGCCGTAAATGAAGGTAAGTTTAATATTTGGACAATCAAGACTATAGGTGAGGGTATAAAACTTTTATCGGGTCTTCAAGAAGAAGTTTACACATGGATGATTTCTCAAAGACTTGAAGAGTTTTACAAAAAGGTTAACGAGATTTCTTTGAGGAAAGATTAA
- the xseA gene encoding exodeoxyribonuclease VII large subunit — MAQTYSVYEITLQIKELLESGFGYVSIEGEISNFRPSAAGHLYFTLKDEKASIQAVMFKGKTRSLSFVPKDGMTVKAEGAISVYEQRGSYQIIIEEMSLAGEGNILKMLEERKKKLAAEGLFDSERKKPLPYFPKRIAVITSPTGAAVRDIINVVKRRNEKIGIVVLPAIVQGEEAAPVLIRQLKIADEKNLGDLIIIGRGGGSLEDLLPFSDEDLVRAIAACKTPVISAVGHEIDWALSDFAADMRAPTPSAAAELAAPILNDIMYSIAVNREDLTQNIENRIEKIRLMLNNFKPDSLELRFRNIQQPLLARFDNAKEEILSGMQERCKDLRQRLLVLNKILEGANPQGILDRGYSIVRNAQTGKTIRSFSQVKEGETLLIQPSKGTIEAEVKRASG; from the coding sequence ATGGCACAAACTTATTCCGTTTATGAAATTACTTTACAGATAAAAGAGCTTTTGGAATCAGGCTTCGGATATGTCTCGATTGAAGGAGAAATTTCCAACTTCCGTCCTTCGGCCGCGGGACATCTTTATTTTACTTTAAAAGATGAAAAGGCCTCGATTCAAGCTGTAATGTTTAAGGGAAAGACCCGCTCTTTAAGCTTTGTGCCCAAGGACGGGATGACCGTAAAAGCTGAAGGGGCAATTTCGGTATATGAGCAGCGCGGTTCCTATCAGATTATAATAGAAGAGATGAGCCTTGCAGGCGAGGGAAATATCTTAAAAATGCTGGAAGAACGCAAGAAAAAACTTGCCGCAGAGGGGCTTTTTGATTCTGAAAGAAAGAAACCTTTGCCTTATTTTCCGAAACGAATTGCCGTAATTACAAGTCCCACGGGAGCTGCCGTTCGGGATATTATAAATGTAGTAAAAAGACGGAACGAAAAAATAGGCATAGTTGTTCTTCCTGCAATCGTTCAGGGGGAAGAGGCTGCACCTGTCTTAATCAGACAGTTAAAAATTGCCGACGAAAAAAACTTAGGCGACCTTATCATAATAGGAAGGGGAGGCGGCTCTTTGGAAGACCTCCTTCCATTTTCGGATGAAGATCTTGTCAGGGCAATAGCTGCCTGCAAAACTCCTGTGATTTCGGCTGTAGGCCACGAAATAGATTGGGCTCTCTCCGATTTTGCAGCCGACATGAGGGCTCCCACCCCATCCGCCGCTGCAGAGCTGGCCGCTCCAATCTTAAACGATATTATGTACTCCATAGCCGTAAATCGGGAAGACCTTACACAAAATATTGAAAACCGCATCGAAAAAATAAGGCTCATGTTAAATAATTTTAAGCCCGATTCCTTGGAACTGCGCTTTAGAAACATTCAGCAGCCCCTTCTTGCAAGATTCGACAATGCAAAGGAAGAAATCCTATCCGGTATGCAGGAGCGATGTAAGGATCTTAGGCAAAGACTTTTAGTTTTAAACAAGATTTTGGAAGGGGCAAACCCTCAGGGTATTTTGGATAGGGGATACTCCATTGTCCGCAATGCCCAAACAGGTAAAACTATCCGCTCCTTTTCCCAAGTTAAAGAAGGAGAGACTCTGTTAATTCAGCCTTCAAAGGGAACTATAGAGGCTGAGGTAAAAAGGGCAAGCGGTTAA
- a CDS encoding TRAP transporter large permease subunit, producing the protein MKKLVNGFILALAAVLIVLPFVSHILASLGGNSLEYERLIVQLAFVFACLAGLITTIEKKQLNIEVFTSKLNKKYQSIIHGTLSCVDIAVLTAVFFSVFPNYNMLSSEDHVLYIPIKIFFSALPPMYLIMLALEIKRNKCIVSSIAGILIGLLISTGSILGLLNLVFGSWYPEINDSGLAVLLSGISASVQIFSENAIWLIVLIFTVFSLFGMPLYIVLSGLAYFAFMTTGGYVESIPMETYNILTDTSIAAIPLFTIAGYLLAVGSAGKRLLDFVKSSVGCIRGGVVISAVLVATFFTTFTGASGVTILALGGILSVILTGSGYSEDDSEALITASGSIGLLLPPSLAVIVYGATNFMTVNIFDLFKGSVLPGVLLALSMMTIGIIKDKKSKRIRFSREALAQSFKAGLLELLLPMLIVIVYFGGYFTLFETAAFTVLYSFVLEVLIRKDLSIKKAIDVILQSIPVAGGVLVIIGAAKGLALFLVYAGIPQMLSDLAITFVGSKVLFLLLLNIVLLIVGCIMDLYSAILVVSPLIIPVAESFGIHPVHTGVIFLTNLALGFLTPPIGMNLFIASYTFKKPVIKIVKSILPYLAVQFVILLLITYIPWFSTVFVD; encoded by the coding sequence ATGAAAAAGTTGGTTAATGGTTTTATTTTAGCTCTTGCGGCAGTACTTATTGTACTGCCTTTTGTAAGCCATATACTTGCAAGTTTAGGTGGAAATAGTTTAGAGTATGAGCGGTTGATTGTTCAGCTGGCCTTTGTTTTTGCCTGTCTTGCAGGTCTTATCACAACAATAGAAAAAAAACAACTGAATATAGAAGTTTTTACTTCCAAATTGAATAAAAAGTATCAATCAATTATACATGGTACTTTATCCTGTGTAGATATAGCAGTCCTTACAGCGGTATTTTTCTCCGTATTTCCAAACTACAATATGCTCTCTTCAGAAGATCATGTTTTGTATATTCCGATAAAAATTTTCTTCTCAGCACTCCCTCCGATGTACCTGATAATGCTTGCATTGGAAATAAAGAGAAACAAGTGCATAGTTTCAAGCATAGCAGGTATTTTAATAGGACTTCTAATAAGTACGGGCTCTATTTTGGGACTCTTAAATTTGGTATTCGGTTCATGGTACCCTGAAATAAACGATTCGGGTCTTGCAGTTCTTTTAAGCGGTATTTCCGCTTCCGTGCAAATTTTTTCTGAAAATGCTATTTGGCTGATTGTATTAATTTTTACCGTATTCAGCCTTTTCGGTATGCCGCTTTATATTGTACTCTCAGGTCTGGCATATTTTGCCTTTATGACCACCGGAGGCTATGTAGAGAGCATCCCCATGGAAACCTATAATATCTTAACGGATACCTCCATAGCTGCAATCCCGCTGTTTACGATTGCAGGCTATCTTTTGGCAGTAGGAAGTGCCGGAAAAAGGCTCTTGGATTTTGTCAAAAGCTCTGTCGGCTGTATAAGAGGCGGGGTTGTAATTTCAGCAGTATTGGTTGCAACTTTTTTTACAACCTTCACGGGAGCATCTGGAGTAACCATATTAGCCTTGGGAGGGATTTTAAGCGTAATTTTGACAGGCTCGGGCTATTCGGAAGATGATTCGGAAGCCCTTATAACGGCATCAGGTTCCATAGGTCTCTTATTGCCTCCAAGTTTGGCTGTTATAGTCTATGGAGCAACTAACTTTATGACCGTAAACATATTTGACCTTTTTAAGGGGTCTGTCCTTCCGGGAGTTCTATTGGCCTTGTCGATGATGACCATAGGAATCATAAAGGATAAAAAATCAAAAAGAATCAGGTTTTCAAGGGAGGCTCTTGCTCAAAGTTTTAAAGCAGGTCTTTTAGAGCTTCTTCTTCCCATGTTAATAGTGATTGTATATTTTGGAGGCTATTTTACCCTTTTTGAAACCGCAGCCTTTACGGTTTTATATTCGTTTGTGCTGGAAGTTTTAATAAGAAAGGACTTGAGCATAAAAAAAGCTATCGATGTTATTTTGCAAAGTATACCGGTCGCAGGAGGGGTGCTCGTAATAATAGGAGCCGCAAAGGGGCTTGCCCTCTTTTTAGTTTATGCAGGAATTCCCCAAATGCTTTCGGACCTTGCAATCACCTTTGTAGGCTCAAAGGTTTTATTTTTACTGCTGTTAAACATTGTGCTGTTGATAGTAGGCTGTATCATGGATTTATATTCGGCTATCCTGGTAGTATCGCCCCTTATAATTCCTGTTGCCGAAAGCTTCGGTATACATCCGGTACATACCGGAGTAATATTTTTAACTAACCTGGCTCTCGGCTTTTTGACACCGCCTATCGGAATGAACCTTTTTATAGCAAGTTATACATTTAAAAAGCCAGTAATAAAAATAGTAAAGAGCATATTGCCCTATCTGGCAGTTCAATTTGTTATATTGCTTTTAATTACGTACATTCCGTGGTTCAGCACTGTTTTTGTAGATTAA
- the dctP gene encoding TRAP transporter substrate-binding protein DctP, whose translation MKKKLLFAFFVLVMVSGIFAQQKIVLKIASSAPARTPWDIELKKLAQEWNKITKGLVSVRFMDMTVLGGEKAGVVKMKPSRPGQRPQIDGAILSPVGLNELAPNAKIFTLSLPFLIQNQEELDLVLSEYGYAFENEIQKNGCKLITWSNVGWLSFYTKDSYSTLNELKKIKMLCSNDTKDFTDVLKISGFNVLPVDPAKFTQELKASAGARSFASVSILAYTLRLYKDVSYMLDARICPIMAGFVMSDESWALIPDQYKPAMLEAMNKTTKNLNAALEDMEREYVKEMKQGGIKIISLNSQQKKEWTKEFQEDMKRVQKTLPNIINAEIYEKITKQLEAYRK comes from the coding sequence ATGAAGAAAAAATTATTGTTTGCTTTTTTTGTACTTGTAATGGTTTCAGGCATCTTTGCTCAACAGAAGATTGTTTTAAAGATTGCAAGCAGTGCCCCGGCTAGGACTCCTTGGGATATTGAATTAAAAAAGCTGGCCCAAGAGTGGAACAAGATAACAAAGGGTCTTGTAAGCGTCAGGTTTATGGATATGACTGTGCTCGGAGGAGAAAAAGCAGGGGTTGTAAAGATGAAGCCTTCACGTCCCGGACAAAGGCCGCAAATAGACGGAGCCATATTAAGTCCGGTAGGCTTAAATGAACTTGCACCTAATGCTAAAATTTTCACCCTTTCCCTCCCCTTCTTAATACAGAATCAAGAAGAACTTGATCTGGTTTTAAGCGAATACGGATATGCCTTTGAAAACGAAATACAAAAAAACGGATGCAAGCTTATAACATGGTCCAATGTAGGATGGCTTTCATTTTATACAAAGGATTCATATTCAACCCTTAACGAATTAAAAAAGATAAAAATGCTATGCTCAAACGACACAAAGGACTTTACCGATGTGCTAAAAATTTCAGGTTTTAATGTACTACCCGTAGACCCTGCAAAATTCACTCAAGAATTAAAGGCTTCGGCAGGAGCAAGGAGCTTCGCATCGGTTTCTATTCTTGCTTATACGCTAAGGCTGTACAAGGACGTATCCTACATGCTTGATGCCCGTATATGCCCTATAATGGCAGGCTTTGTTATGTCGGATGAATCTTGGGCACTTATCCCTGATCAGTATAAACCTGCAATGCTGGAAGCAATGAATAAAACAACAAAAAATCTAAATGCAGCCCTTGAGGATATGGAAAGGGAATATGTGAAAGAAATGAAGCAAGGCGGTATAAAAATAATAAGCCTTAACTCTCAACAAAAAAAGGAATGGACAAAAGAATTCCAGGAAGATATGAAAAGAGTTCAAAAAACACTTCCTAATATCATCAATGCGGAAATATACGAAAAAATAACAAAACAACTTGAAGCATACCGAAAATAA
- a CDS encoding TRAP transporter TatT component family protein yields the protein MKNKIIFTLVIIIGLIFSSCSIKKMAYNSAANAMAPLPEKKIKPDPDAPNPITALTGEDDVELVGEVFPVILKLYEGMHIADPAHRGLAIMTGELYIMYSNVFVEGPANYLSDNEYDKKDKAFNRAKKFYKRGYNKILSALDTAYPGFTEAINSDNEEKIETMLKKCKPYDTEALHWAGAGILAAFSLDPLDVQCLQTVQGARLMLEKVCSLDPGYSDGATWEILTKFYASAPDSLGGNIEKAEKAYKKTLELSQGKSPSIYVTYALSFCVPKQDSKGFDEAIEKALAVNPESDPDNKLVISISQRYAEWLKENKDMFILGDIE from the coding sequence ATGAAAAATAAGATTATCTTTACCCTCGTCATTATTATCGGCCTGATTTTTTCTTCTTGTTCGATAAAAAAAATGGCCTATAATTCGGCAGCCAATGCAATGGCTCCTCTTCCCGAAAAAAAAATAAAACCGGATCCAGATGCCCCGAATCCCATTACGGCTTTAACCGGAGAAGATGATGTAGAACTAGTCGGAGAGGTTTTTCCCGTTATTTTAAAGCTCTATGAGGGAATGCATATTGCAGACCCTGCACATAGGGGGCTTGCCATAATGACAGGCGAACTTTATATAATGTATTCGAATGTATTTGTAGAAGGTCCTGCCAATTATCTTTCAGATAACGAGTACGATAAAAAAGACAAGGCTTTTAATAGAGCTAAAAAGTTTTATAAAAGAGGTTATAACAAAATTCTTTCAGCCTTGGACACGGCCTATCCGGGATTTACCGAAGCTATAAACTCCGATAATGAGGAAAAAATAGAAACAATGCTTAAAAAATGCAAGCCCTATGACACGGAAGCTCTGCATTGGGCAGGCGCAGGTATTTTAGCTGCATTTTCCCTTGATCCCTTGGATGTTCAATGTTTACAAACAGTTCAAGGAGCAAGGCTTATGCTCGAAAAGGTTTGCAGCCTTGATCCCGGCTATTCTGACGGGGCAACATGGGAAATTTTAACAAAATTCTATGCATCCGCACCAGACAGCCTGGGCGGTAATATTGAAAAGGCCGAAAAGGCCTATAAAAAAACTCTTGAGCTCTCTCAAGGAAAAAGTCCTTCAATATATGTAACCTATGCCCTCTCTTTTTGTGTACCTAAGCAGGACAGTAAGGGATTTGATGAAGCAATAGAAAAAGCTTTGGCAGTCAATCCCGAATCTGATCCGGATAATAAGCTGGTCATCAGCATTTCACAAAGATATGCGGAATGGCTAAAAGAAAATAAAGACATGTTTATATTGGGAGATATAGAATGA
- the glmS gene encoding methylaspartate mutase subunit S, protein MARKIKLVLGVIGSDCHAVGNKILDYSLTEAGFEVTNIGVLSPQEDFINAALETNADAILVSSLYGQGELDCKGLREKCDEAGLKGIKLFVGGNIVVGKQNFDEVHKRFTAMGFDHVYPPGTPVETTIKDLHADFPDHA, encoded by the coding sequence ATGGCAAGAAAAATTAAACTTGTACTGGGCGTAATAGGCTCTGATTGTCATGCTGTCGGTAATAAAATTTTGGATTACTCTTTAACCGAAGCCGGTTTTGAAGTAACCAATATAGGCGTTTTGAGTCCCCAAGAAGACTTTATAAATGCTGCCCTTGAAACGAATGCGGATGCGATTTTAGTATCTTCTCTTTACGGTCAAGGAGAGCTGGACTGTAAAGGTTTACGCGAAAAATGCGATGAAGCAGGCTTAAAAGGTATTAAGCTTTTTGTCGGCGGAAACATAGTTGTAGGAAAACAAAATTTTGATGAGGTACATAAACGTTTTACCGCAATGGGTTTTGATCACGTTTATCCGCCGGGAACACCGGTTGAAACGACTATTAAAGATTTACATGCCGACTTTCCGGATCATGCATAG
- the glmL gene encoding methylaspartate mutase accessory protein GlmL, translated as MNCYLFVDFGSTNTKITLVDIEKEDIIGTAKAYTTVETDVMIGYNNALELLHKKTGTDYTVVKSLACSSAAGGLKIIAIGLVPELTSEAAKRAALGAGAKVIHTYSHNLNKSEAEAIVNSNADIILLAGGTNGGDSRCIIHNAKMLADYGVRVPVVVAGNKSAEDEIIEIFKDKVDFHLAENVMPKINKLNVESARETIRSIFMNNIVHAKGMTHVENNIDNILMPTPAAVLKAAQTLSEGTDNEAGLGDLVILDIGGATTDVHSAAEGDPTQGSVFLYGLPEAFLKRTVEGDLGMRYSLPTVADVQGPHGLRHYLSKEYKYNIEEEVKKRNEHTDFISENAKDLAFDCAVAKVCADVSMGRHVGVLTPVYTGCGASFQQEGKDLTRLSYIIGTGGILVYNPNYKEIMEACKFREDDPFSLKPKNPQFLLDKEYILSAMGLLATEDPDMAIRIMKKHLV; from the coding sequence ATGAACTGTTATTTATTTGTTGACTTTGGAAGCACGAACACAAAGATAACCCTTGTGGATATCGAAAAAGAAGACATAATCGGTACGGCAAAGGCCTATACGACTGTTGAAACCGATGTTATGATAGGCTATAATAATGCCCTTGAGCTTCTGCACAAAAAAACCGGAACGGATTATACGGTGGTAAAAAGCCTTGCCTGCTCCTCCGCAGCAGGGGGCTTAAAGATAATTGCCATCGGCCTTGTGCCTGAACTTACAAGCGAGGCAGCAAAACGGGCGGCCCTAGGTGCCGGAGCCAAGGTAATTCACACTTACAGCCACAATCTCAACAAGAGTGAAGCTGAAGCGATCGTAAACTCAAATGCGGATATAATCCTATTGGCCGGAGGTACAAACGGCGGCGATTCGCGCTGTATAATCCACAATGCAAAGATGCTTGCCGATTACGGAGTACGGGTTCCTGTCGTTGTTGCAGGAAACAAGAGCGCCGAAGACGAAATAATCGAAATCTTCAAAGATAAGGTAGATTTTCATCTGGCCGAGAACGTAATGCCGAAGATAAACAAGCTCAATGTTGAAAGTGCCCGCGAAACAATCCGCAGCATCTTTATGAATAATATTGTGCATGCAAAGGGTATGACCCATGTAGAAAACAATATAGATAATATCCTGATGCCGACTCCTGCTGCCGTCCTAAAGGCAGCCCAAACCCTGTCTGAGGGTACTGACAATGAAGCCGGTTTAGGAGATCTCGTTATCTTGGACATAGGCGGGGCTACAACCGACGTTCATTCTGCTGCTGAAGGAGATCCGACTCAAGGCTCTGTCTTTTTGTACGGTCTCCCTGAAGCTTTTTTAAAGCGCACAGTGGAAGGCGACCTCGGTATGCGCTACTCCCTTCCGACAGTTGCTGATGTTCAAGGTCCCCATGGGCTTCGCCATTATCTTTCAAAAGAGTATAAGTACAATATTGAAGAAGAAGTTAAAAAAAGAAATGAGCACACCGATTTTATTTCTGAAAACGCAAAAGACCTTGCCTTTGATTGTGCCGTTGCCAAGGTTTGTGCCGATGTTTCTATGGGCCGTCACGTAGGGGTTTTGACACCTGTCTATACGGGCTGCGGTGCCAGCTTTCAGCAAGAAGGAAAGGATTTAACCCGGCTGAGTTATATAATAGGGACGGGCGGAATTTTGGTTTATAATCCCAATTATAAGGAAATTATGGAGGCCTGCAAATTCCGCGAGGATGATCCTTTTAGCTTAAAACCTAAAAATCCCCAGTTCCTTCTTGATAAGGAGTATATACTATCGGCTATGGGACTTTTGGCCACCGAAGATCCCGATATGGCTATAAGGATAATGAAAAAACATCTGGTATAA
- the rpmF gene encoding 50S ribosomal protein L32, whose product MAVPRANTSKARTRRRRGVNMRLQAPNLVECSGCGNLIMPHHVCPKCGFYKGKQVINPDKLD is encoded by the coding sequence ATGGCTGTACCAAGAGCGAATACATCAAAAGCTAGAACAAGACGCCGACGCGGTGTTAATATGCGTTTACAAGCGCCAAATCTTGTTGAGTGTTCCGGATGCGGTAATTTGATTATGCCTCATCATGTATGCCCCAAATGCGGGTTTTATAAAGGCAAGCAGGTTATTAACCCCGATAAATTAGACTAA
- the acpP gene encoding acyl carrier protein: MDDLFKKIQQLIAAKLEIDEDKVTLDSSFRQDLGADSLDTYELVYALEEDMGIKIPDEKANEFETVRDAYEFIKSQQK, encoded by the coding sequence ATGGATGATTTATTCAAAAAGATTCAGCAATTAATTGCAGCAAAGTTGGAAATCGATGAAGACAAGGTTACATTGGATTCTTCATTCCGACAAGATTTAGGTGCCGATAGTCTTGACACCTATGAACTTGTTTATGCTCTCGAAGAAGATATGGGTATTAAGATCCCGGACGAAAAAGCTAATGAGTTTGAAACTGTCCGCGACGCCTATGAATTTATCAAATCGCAGCAAAAATAA
- the rnc gene encoding ribonuclease III — translation MFPIKSGLEPKRKQELLEFQKQAGLKFKDLRLLDLAFHHRSFSNEHNNFHANNERLEFLGDSVLGLVAASYLYKSFEDRPEGELAKIKASAVSEDALSKTASKLNISNYLVLGRGEEMSGGREKKAILADALEAVIGAYYLDSGFKTAQKFVLKLLESTIHSVLEKKFISDYKSLLQELVQKKFKTVPKYELKKASGPDHDRTFWFSVSINGKVYGPLSGKTKKEAEQSVAKVAYENLCSESTVSK, via the coding sequence TTGTTTCCGATAAAAAGCGGTCTTGAGCCCAAGAGGAAGCAGGAGCTCCTTGAGTTCCAAAAGCAAGCGGGATTGAAGTTTAAAGATTTACGCTTGCTTGATCTTGCTTTCCATCACAGATCTTTTTCCAACGAACATAATAATTTCCACGCAAATAATGAACGCCTCGAGTTTTTGGGGGACTCCGTACTCGGACTTGTCGCTGCTTCCTATCTTTATAAGTCTTTTGAAGACAGGCCGGAGGGAGAGCTAGCAAAGATAAAGGCTTCCGCTGTTTCCGAAGATGCTCTTTCAAAGACTGCTTCTAAACTGAATATAAGTAATTACTTGGTTTTAGGAAGGGGTGAAGAAATGTCCGGCGGAAGAGAGAAAAAGGCCATCCTTGCCGATGCCCTTGAAGCCGTTATCGGTGCCTACTATCTTGATTCGGGTTTTAAAACAGCTCAAAAATTTGTTCTAAAACTTTTGGAATCTACCATCCATTCAGTCCTGGAAAAGAAGTTTATAAGCGACTATAAATCCCTCCTTCAGGAATTGGTACAAAAGAAATTTAAAACGGTTCCCAAGTATGAGCTTAAAAAGGCTAGCGGACCCGACCATGACCGTACTTTTTGGTTCTCGGTTTCAATAAACGGTAAGGTTTATGGACCTCTTTCAGGTAAAACAAAAAAAGAAGCTGAACAGTCTGTAGCAAAAGTGGCCTATGAAAACCTGTGTTCAGAGTCTACTGTGTCAAAATAA